One window of the Lepidochelys kempii isolate rLepKem1 chromosome 23, rLepKem1.hap2, whole genome shotgun sequence genome contains the following:
- the LOC140901865 gene encoding myocardin-like, with product MTLLASERSMLIRSKFRSVLQLRMQHRRSQEQHLLTPLTKPVPTYLEVNGTPEQSRANETLKVKVQTRTHKPGAAKGQFTEESGGDPSERKEKKTRLAEDLKEKLLQRPGPLELVTKNILSLDASLKDAVKADPAPAASGTFLLEEDLSTSSSSSSSSSPCFTPCLGGPPGNPSPPSASAAAVQPELLSILESLPPSVPAPDPNSQTPAGSPPAKAPASLPKAPPRPKKAKDPKPKVRKLKYHQYVPPAARPPRAPAPLDAAYARLLQQQQLFLQLQILQRQQPPAPPGPPTALCVPALHPLSASISPDPVITFAAPQITLAAPPTPLTPPNLDDLTVSELRQQLRQRGQPVSGTKPALLERLKPFQVRGAPGPPPPALPPADRALREKQRLIESLTWELRREQQEADDLREELQLRKCRRGRPEGEPRPPSPLASPGPQPPAGETAEGTAPGREGFLVFCPPSCEPIGEDLELPLQITASPAPAPRSLEEELQEAIQKAQLVPSQSIEDILEEPLGCAGDLLPTDAPLLLPTEPRRPPSPLSQQGAPSKKPRRSPSAAAILDFPGHYDFLTPPSSSSSSPSDSLRGVFSPEPPEGPPSPGPRPAFDPVDWLEALTAGPASGMGPGAPGGSSIFSTDFFDSPELSVNHMFDLMVEQW from the exons atgACCCTGCTGGCCTCCGAGCGCTCCATGCTGATCCGCAGCAAGTTCCGATCCG tgctgcaGCTGAGGATGCAGCATCGCAGATCCCAGGAGCAGCATCTCCTGACAC ctctgaCCAAGCCTGTCCCGACCTACCTGGAGGTGAACGGGACCCCAGAGCAGAGCCGG GCCAACGAGACCCTGAAGGTGAAAGTCCAGACGAGAACCCACAAACCAGGAGCTGCCAAGGGCCAGTTCACAGAAG AGTCTGGGGGGGACCCCTCAGAGCGGAAGGAGAAGAAGACGCGTCTGGCCGAGGATCTGAAGGAGAAACTCCTGCAACGGCCGGGGCCGCTGGAACTCGTGACGAAAAACATCCTTTCCCTGGACGCCAGCCTCAAAGATGCTGTGAAAG ctgatccagcccctgctgcctctgGGACCTTCCTATTAGAGGAGGATCTCAGCACCTCTTCAtcgtcctcctcctcttcttccccgtgcttcaccccctgcctgggggggCCCCCCGGCAACCCATCCCCCCCCTCGGCCTCAGCGGCCGCTGTCCAG CCGGAGCTGCTGTCGATCCTGGAGTCCCTGCCCCCCTCGGTGCCTGCCCCGGACCCCAATTCCCAGACTCCTGCGGGCAGCCCCCCGGCTAAGGCCCCGGCCTCGCTGCCCAAG gccccccCACGCCCCAAGAAGGCAAAGGACCCCAAGCCCAAGGTGAGGAAGTTGAAGTACCACCAGTACGTGCCCCCCGCGGCCCGGCCCCCCCGGGCCCCGGCCCCCCTGGACGCCGCCTACGCCCgcctgctccagcagcagcagctcttcctCCAGCTCCAGATCCTGCAGCGACAGCAGCCGccggcccccccgggaccccccacaGCGCTGTGcgtgccagccctgcaccccctgagtGCCAG tatttcCCCAGATCCGGTGATCACCTTCGCGGCCCCCCAAATCACCCTGGCAGCCccgcccacacccctcacccctcct AACCTGGATGACCTGACA gtgTCAGAGCTCCGCCAGCAGCTGCGCCAGCGCGGGCAGCCGGTGTCGGGCACCAAGCCGGCCCTGCTGGAGCGGCTGAAGCCCTTCCAGGTGCGGGGGGCCCCGGGgccgccccccccggccctgccccccgccgaCCGGGCGCTGAGGGAGAAGCAGCGGCTCATTGAGAGCCTGACCTGGGAGCTGCGGCGGGAGCAGCAGGAGGCCGACGACCTGCGGGAGGAGCTGCAGCTGCGCAAGTGCCGGCGAGGCCGCCCGGAGGGGGAGCCCCGGCCCCCCTCGCCCCTGGCCAGccccggcccccagccccccgcCGGGGAGACCGCCGAGGGCACGGCCCCTGGGAGAGAGGGCTTCCTG GTTTTCTGCCCCCCTTCCTGTGAACCAATCGGGGAGGACCTAGAACTGCCCCTGCAGATCACGGccagccccgccccggccccccgctccctggaggaggagctgcaggaggccatCCAGAAAGCCCAG CTGGTCCCAAGTCAGTCGATTGAAGACATCCTGGAGGAGCCGCTGGGGTGTGCAG GTGACCTGCTCCCCACGGATGCCCCCTTGCTGCTCCCCACGGAGCCACGCAGGCCCCCCTCGCCcctcagccagcagggggcacccaGCAAGAAGCCCCGTCGCAGCCCGTCGGCAGCGGCCATCTTGGATTTCCCTGGCCACTATGActtcctcacccctccctcctcctcctcctcgtcccccTCGGACTCCCTGCGCGGGGTCTTCTCCCCGGAGCCCCCGGAGGGGCCCCCATCGCCCGGCCCCCGGCCCGCCTTCGACCCCGTCGATTGGCTGGAGGCCTTGACGGCTGGCCCGGCCTCAGGGATGGGGCCCGGTGCCCCTGGCGGCAGCAGCATCTTCTCCACTGACTTCTTTGACTCGCCCGAACTGAGCGTCAACCACATGTTTGACCTGATGGTGGAGCAGTGGTAG